A window of the Salvelinus alpinus chromosome 3, SLU_Salpinus.1, whole genome shotgun sequence genome harbors these coding sequences:
- the LOC139570629 gene encoding BLOC-2 complex member HPS6 — MMQRMLEQVTAFVDFTRGTDLNEYLKQTYSNNSCKNNLSDVRVSPDGRHIHVILHKPKVGLMTFDKYQRPQQIQSQKHLDLGLTRAVPIVDIVYFDDKNRDDGVALLAVIFENGKAEFWKFLELKGGWHPLHTADLCNSPRAKVISVSASQNYIFWCEERPPSESSSPVNETHNFRYCICKRTYEVEEMAVSLGGMKIALHNNPRYNVISSGENVYLLPDLKDKSTMSLSKFFLMWSPQYDTFRVSSTSKGNLLRKDSPSTKESDFRRLITDCTGYLSALSPPDIYGYSPTGSGGLLLLLSTGWVSLLQKDGVLRQIYKLADNCLASSSAHNSLNVYQDTLALTIGRTLYLIDTKCGVELEKIALKREGLLYVNRTERQAPHLLLETGLFVVMLREGDPRGHDSDPKQKTPSLGTGESISPAALLVEAVFEEACKYYQQRSLSSTRLTVEKLKRGGMFQAPITLANIVGDYLQSRGERVVELPQGGGRRGQEKLLESLEAELKGLISLEEVKGGLVKEREVEDVCESLVQQEVGRLLLSSELDRDSLLYLNSIFSLFPGQAWRATQSALQLRCNGEGSISSKVSPEVWKTVLSPVQAPTVTANLPYTNGNSQSKHKSPKPCSSTGSSFKLSPSLSSNSSPPAANSALPVFELLCHSVFCFQPSWLPRFLELAQQQQTSAGLGMGLGLGGSTWSYSGGRGFAENGESLPLYKRALSALPLPGPGSDLKQYPDYEQNQDLEVDLLLVSGRPNAVLQALRILMGRRQWERVTQVAQRFCRQSPLLNKEIFTTLLCEVAQHRDLDPYLDLLWALCPEDLTVTAILNIVLKNIPSSSSLSTSFSPSSNIPPSSPFADPQSGQLTFGLLKPLLSKVLQRETRPNQRYADILQSPSFPPPTPPRRAKGLPRSTTEPSIGLDQQHNDVIGNMAAILDQHDPSKHRTVPGGRVTSTPNPN, encoded by the coding sequence atgatGCAACGAATGTTGGAACAAGTGACAGCTTTCGTGGACTTTACTAGAGGTACAGATTTAAACGAGTATCTAAAACAGACGTATTCGAATAACAGTTGCAAAAACAATCTATCAGATGTGCGCGTGAGCCCAGATGGACGCCACATTCATGTCATTCTCCACAAACCCAAGGTTGGTCTCATGACTTTTGACAAATATCAGAGACCGCAGCAGATCCAGAGCCAAAAACACCTAGATCTGGGGCTGACTCGGGCTGTGCCCATTGTGGATATTGTATATTTTGACGACAAAAACAGAGACGACGGTGTTGCGCTGTTAGCTGTCATATTCGAGAATGGAAAAGCAGAGTTTTGGAAATTTCTGGAACTCAAAGGGGGATGGCATCCCCTGCACACCGCGGACCTTTGCAACAGCCCTCGGGCTAAAGTCATATCTGTCTCGGCCAGTCAAAACTACATATTCTGGTGTGAGGAGAGGCCACCGTCGGAGAGCTCATCACCTGTCAATGAGACCCACAACTTCAGGTACTGCATCTGCAAACGAACCTATGAGGTGGAGGAAATGGCTGTCAGTTTAGGGGGCATGAAAATTGCTCTGCACAACAACCCCCGCTACAACGTCATCAGCTCAGGTGAGAATGTTTACCTACTACCTGATTTGAAAGACAAATCCACCATGTCCCTCTCCAAATTCTTTCTCATGTGGTCCCCCCAGTATGACACATTCAGAGTGAGCAGCACCAGTAAAGGTAATCTCCTCCGAAAAGACTCACCTTCTACTAAAGAATCTGACTTTAGAAGGTTGATAACAGACTGCACGGGATACCTATCAGCCCTTAGCCCCCCTGATATCTATGGCTACTCCCCTACTGGCAGTGGAGGCCTGTTACTGCTGCTCAGCACAGGTTGGGTCAGTCTACTACAAAAGGATGGGGTGTTACGACAGATCTACAAACTAGCTGACAACTGCCTGGCCAGCAGCAGTGCCCATAACAGCCTGAACGTGTACCAGGACACCCTGGCTCTGACCATCGGACGGACCCTCTACCTGATTGACACTAAGTGTGGTGTGGAGCTGGAGAAAATAGCCCTGAAGAGAGAGGGGCTACTCTACGTGAACAGGACCGAGAGGCAGGCACCACACCTGCTGTTAGAGACCGGCCTATTTGTAGTGATGCTCCGGGAGGGCGACCCCCGGGGCCACGACTCCGACCCAAAGCAGAAGACCCCGTCCCTGGGTACAGGGGAGAGCATCAGCCCTGCGGCTCTACTGGTAGAGGCTGTGTTCGAGGAAGCCTGTAAGTATTACCAACAGAGAAGTCTCAGCAGCACTCGGCTCACTGTGGAGAAGTTAAAAAGAGGAGGGATGTTCCAGGCTCCTATCACTCTGGCAAACATCGTCGGAGACTACCTCCAGAGCAGGGGGGAGAGGGTAGTGGAGTTACCCCAgggaggaggcaggagaggacaggagaagctGCTCGAGTCCCTGGAGGCTGAACTGAAGGGGCTGATCTCCCTAGAGGAGGTGAAGGGGGgattggtgaaggagagggaggtggaggatgtGTGTGAGAGTCTAGTGCAGCAGGAGGTGGGGAGACTCCTCTTGTCGTCAGAGCTCGACCGagactctctactctacctcAACTCCATCTTCAGCCTGTTTCCCGGTCAGGCCTGGAGGGCCACGCAGAGCGCTCTGCAGCTACGCTGCAACGGAGAGGGCTCTATCTCCTCTAAAGTGTCCCCGGAGGTCTGGAAGACTGTCCTCAGCCCTGTACAGGCCCCCACTGTCACTGCCAATCTGCCCTACACCAATGGCAACAGCCAGTCTAAGCACAAGTCACCCAAACCTTGCTCCAGCACTGGCTCTAGTTTTAAACTTAGCCCCAGCCTTAGCTCCAACTCCAGCCCCCCTGCCGCTAACTCGGCCCTGCCTGTCTTCGAGCTCCTGTGCCACTCCGTCTTCTGCTTCCAGCCCAGCTGGCTGCCCAGGTTCCTGGAGCTAGCCCAGCAGCAGCAGACCTCTGCAGGCTTGGGGATGGGTCTAGGCCTTGGTGGCTCCACCTGGAGCTACTCTGGAGGTAGGGGATTTGCGGAGAACGGAGAGAGCCTACCCCTGTATAAACGCGCCCTTTCAGCTCTGCCTCTACCTGGCCCCGGATCAGACCTGAAACAATACCCAGATTATGAACAAAACCAGGACTTGGAGGTGGATCTCCTTTTGGTGAGTGGTAGGCCAAACGCTGTCCTCCAGGCTCTGAGGATCTTGATGGGGAGACGGCAGTGGGAGAGGGTAACCCAAGTGGCCCAGAGGTTCTGCAGGCAGAGTCCCTTACTGAACAAAGAGATCTTTActaccttactgtgtgaggtgGCCCAGCATCGAGACCTGGATCCATACCTAGACCTCCTCTGGGCTCTGTGTCCTGAAGATCTCACGGTCACGGCCATACTTAACATTGTACTGAAAAATATACCCTCATCATCTTCCTTATCTacatccttctccccctcctcaaatatccctccctcctctccctttgcTGACCCCCAGTCCGGCCAGTTGACCTTTGGGTTGTTGAAGCCGTTGCTCAGTAAGGTtctacagagagagaccaggcccAACCAGCGATATGCTGACATCCTCCAGtcgccctcattcccccctccaaCGCCCCCTCGTCGGGCTAAAGGACTGCCTAGGTCC